From the genome of Candidatus Polarisedimenticolia bacterium:
CGCGCCCCTTCGACCGCGATCGCGACGGCTTCGTCCTTGGTGAAGGCAGCTGGATGCTGGTGCTCGAGGAGCGCGAGCAAGCGATGGAGCGCGGCGCGCGCGTCTACGGCGAGATCGCCGGCTACGGCGCCACCTGCGACGCCTACCACAGGGTCCGCCTCGAGGACGAAGGCGAGGAGCCGGCCCGGGCGATGACCCTGGCGATGCAGGACGCCTCCAGCGATCCGTCGGAAGTCGGCTACCTGTCGCTGCACGGAACTTCCACCCGGCTCAACGACGTGGTGGAGACACGGGCGGTGAAGCGGGCCTTCGGGACCTTCGCCGGGCGCCTCCCGATGAGCGCCCTCAAGTCGATCATCGGGCATCCCCAGGGGGCCTGCGGCGCCGCCGGCGTGGCGGCCACGCTCCTCGGCATGCGGGACGGCAGGTTCCACCCGACCCTCAATCTCGATCAGCCCGACCCGGAATGCGATCTCGATTACATCCCGCACCGCGCGCGCGAGCTGCAAGTCGAGGTCGCGCTGTGCAACTGCATCGGGTTCGGGAGCAAGAACGCCGCGCTCGTCCTGCGGCGGCATCGGACCTAGCGATGTTCACGCCTCCCGCGCGCGAGGAACGGCGCGAGGAGATCCTGGACCTCCCGCAAATCGATCCGGGCGAGCTGCGCGCCAGCCTCGAAGACCTGTCGCGCATCCACCGCCTTCTGGGCGGGGCGAGCGAGGCGGAATGGGCCGCGCGCATCGCCGGCTGGCCGCGCTCGCGTCCGTTCCGGATGCTGGACGTCGGTGCCGGAGGCTGCATCTTCCTGCGGTCGATCGCCCTCCAGTGCCGGCGTCATCATCTGAAAGCGATCCTCGTGGGCGTCGACCGGAGCCGCCCGGTCCTCGACATCGCGCGGACGGTCCTCGGCTCCTACCCCGAGATCACTCTGGTGCAATCCGACGCCCTGGCGCTTCCCTTCCCCGCGCGCTCCTTCGACTTCGTCGTCTGCTCGCTGCTGCTGCATCATCTCCCGGGGAAAAGCTGGGAGAGCTTCCTCAGACAGATGGGGGACCTGGCGGCCGAGCTGGCGGTGGTGGGAGATCTGAGGCGGGGTCATGTCGCCTACTGGCTCACCTGGGCCTTCACCCGCCTGCTGACCCGTGGGCGCATGACGCGCAACGACGGCCCGCTCTCGGTGCTGCGCGCGCTGACCCTACCCGAGGCCCGGGCGCTCGCCGGGCGCGCCGGCTGGGACCCGCACCTGGTGCGGCGCAGCTTTCCCTTGCGCTACCTGATGCGCCACCCGGGTGGGCGATGAGCGATCTGCCTCTCCACGAGATCGAGACGCTGGTGATCGGGGCGGGCCCCGCCGGAGCGCTGGCCGCGACGCTCCTGGCGCGCGCCGGGCGCGAAGTGCTCCTTGCCGATCAGCGCTTCCCGGGAACCGGCAAGGTGTGCGGCGAATATGTCGGCAGCGAGGGGACCTCGGTGCTGCAGCGCCACGATCTGCTGGCGGAGCTGGTCTCCGAGGGAGCGGCCCCGATCGCCTCGACGCGCATCCATCCGGCGGGAGGCGAATGGCTTGCCTCGCCTCTAACACTCGCCCCCGCGGGCGCCGGCGGATTGGGCGTCAGCCGCCGCCTGCTGGATGGAGTCCTGCGCGAGACGGCGCGGCGCGAAGGCGCCGCGGTTCTCGACGGGGCGCGTCTTATCAAGCTGACGCGTCAGGACGGGAGATGGCTCGCCGAGTTCCGCGTCGCCGGAGAATCGCGCCGTCTGGTCGCCCGGAGGATCCTCGGAGCGGATGGCAGGAACTCGCGCGTCGCCTCGCTGGCGGGTCTCGAGGGACGCTTTACCCCCGGCGGCGTCGGGCTGCAGCTGCATTTCCGCGCCACCACCCCGCCAACCGGGCGGGTCGACCTGTTTCTGTTTCCAGGAGGCTATGCGGGGCTCGCTCCGATCGAAGGGGACCGCTGCTGCCTCGGAGCTCTCGTGGAGACTGGCGCCCGCTCCCTCGACCCCTTCGGGCTCCTGCGCCGGCGCCTGCGGGAGGGCGACTTTCCCGGCCCCGTCCCTCCAGCCTCCGGTGCCGCGCTGGATCGCGCTTCGACCTTTCCGGTGCGCCTCGGCCATCGTCAGGCCATCAGCGAGGGGCTGCTCCTCGCCGGAGACGCGGCCTGCGTTACCGACCCGTTCATCGGCCAGGGGATCGCCCTGGCCCTGCTGGGTGGCGAAGCAGCCGCCGAGGCGATGATCCTCTCCTCCCACGCGCCGGCGCGGGGCCTGCGCTGCTACCGGGAGTTCCTCCGGCGGGAGGTCTTCCCGCGCGCCGTCGTGGCGGCCGCGCTGCGGCGCCTGATGTCTCATCCCGATCTGATGCGCCGCTTCCTGCGCTCCCTGGCGCGCCGCCCCGCCGCGACGGCTCGGATGGTGGCGCTGACGCGCAACGGCGGCGGATGGTGGCTGCGGGCGCTTCCCAGGGCGGCAGGCTATCTCCTGTTTCGCTCGGGGCCTTCGACGGCCGTTCGTTCCTGAGCCTTGCCCCGGGCAGGGACCATCGCCGGCGGGCACCGCGTCCTGCCGCTGCGCCGCCGGATCCCTCCGGCAGTCGTGGTAGGATTCCGCATCTCGAACCTTGCATCCAGGGGAGCACCATGAGCGCCACGAGAATCGAGAAGGATTCCCTGGGGGAGAAGCAGGTCCCCGCCGACGCCTACTACGGCGTGCAGACGGTCCGCGCCCTGGAGAATTTTCCCATCAGCGGCTTGCGCGCCCATCCCGCCCTCATCACCGCGCACGCCTTCGTGAAGAAAGCCGCCGCCTTGACCAACTGCGACCTCGGGAACCTGGCACCGGAGTTGTCCGATGCCATCGTGCGCGCCGCCGACGAGCTGATCCGCGGAGATCTGCGCGATCAGATCGTGGTCGATGTCTTCCAGGCCGGGGCGGGCGTCTCCTTCAACATGAACTGCAACGAGGTCCTGGCCAACCGCGCCGCCGAGATCCTGGGAGGGGGCCGCGGCGAGTACAAGAAGGTCCATCCCAACGATCACGTCAACATGGCGCAGAGCACCAACGACACCTTCCCGACTTCCATGCGGCTGAGCTCCCTGCTGATGCTGCGCGATCTGCTGCCGGTCGTCGAAAAGCTGGAGCGGTCCTTCGCCGCCAAGGGGCGCGAGTTCGACGGGATCATCAAATCGGGGCGCACCCACCTGCAGGACGCCGTGCCGGTGCGCCTGGGCCAGGAGTTCGCCGCCTATGCCGCGACGCTGGCGCGCTGCCGCGAGCGCCTCGCCGCCTGCGGGCCTTCTCTGGCGGAGCTGGGAATCGGCGGCACCGCCGCGGGGACCGGCATCAACACCCATCCCGAGTACCGCACCCGCATGACCGCGCGCCTCGCCGAGCTGACCGGGCTGCCGCTGCGCGGATCTGCGGACCTGCGCGAGGCGATGCAGAGCCAGCTGCCGCTCGCCGAGATTTCCTCGGCGCTGAAGATCCTCTCACTCGAGCTGATCCGCATCGCCAACGACCTGCGGCTGCTCTCCTCCGGGCCGCGCACCGGGTTCGCGGAGATCCGGCTCCCTGCGGTGCAGCCCGGCTCCTCCATCATGCCGGGGAAGGTGAACCCGGTGATGCCCGAGGTGCTGAACATGGTGGCCTTCCAGGTGGTGGGCAACGACCTGACGGTCTCCCTCGCGGTGCAGGCAGGACAGCTCGAGCTCAACGTCATGATGCCCGCGATGATCTACAACGTCCTGCAGTCGATGGAAATCCTGAAGAACACCCTGGAGGTTTTCCGGGTGCGCTGCGTGGAGGGGAT
Proteins encoded in this window:
- a CDS encoding methyltransferase domain-containing protein produces the protein MFTPPAREERREEILDLPQIDPGELRASLEDLSRIHRLLGGASEAEWAARIAGWPRSRPFRMLDVGAGGCIFLRSIALQCRRHHLKAILVGVDRSRPVLDIARTVLGSYPEITLVQSDALALPFPARSFDFVVCSLLLHHLPGKSWESFLRQMGDLAAELAVVGDLRRGHVAYWLTWAFTRLLTRGRMTRNDGPLSVLRALTLPEARALAGRAGWDPHLVRRSFPLRYLMRHPGGR
- a CDS encoding FAD-dependent monooxygenase is translated as MSDLPLHEIETLVIGAGPAGALAATLLARAGREVLLADQRFPGTGKVCGEYVGSEGTSVLQRHDLLAELVSEGAAPIASTRIHPAGGEWLASPLTLAPAGAGGLGVSRRLLDGVLRETARREGAAVLDGARLIKLTRQDGRWLAEFRVAGESRRLVARRILGADGRNSRVASLAGLEGRFTPGGVGLQLHFRATTPPTGRVDLFLFPGGYAGLAPIEGDRCCLGALVETGARSLDPFGLLRRRLREGDFPGPVPPASGAALDRASTFPVRLGHRQAISEGLLLAGDAACVTDPFIGQGIALALLGGEAAAEAMILSSHAPARGLRCYREFLRREVFPRAVVAAALRRLMSHPDLMRRFLRSLARRPAATARMVALTRNGGGWWLRALPRAAGYLLFRSGPSTAVRS
- a CDS encoding aspartate ammonia-lyase: MSATRIEKDSLGEKQVPADAYYGVQTVRALENFPISGLRAHPALITAHAFVKKAAALTNCDLGNLAPELSDAIVRAADELIRGDLRDQIVVDVFQAGAGVSFNMNCNEVLANRAAEILGGGRGEYKKVHPNDHVNMAQSTNDTFPTSMRLSSLLMLRDLLPVVEKLERSFAAKGREFDGIIKSGRTHLQDAVPVRLGQEFAAYAATLARCRERLAACGPSLAELGIGGTAAGTGINTHPEYRTRMTARLAELTGLPLRGSADLREAMQSQLPLAEISSALKILSLELIRIANDLRLLSSGPRTGFAEIRLPAVQPGSSIMPGKVNPVMPEVLNMVAFQVVGNDLTVSLAVQAGQLELNVMMPAMIYNVLQSMEILKNTLEVFRVRCVEGITADSERCGSYALESVGIATALNRHIGYAAAAEVAKESMRTGKSIYQIVVDHKLLEPEQLRKILDPTAMTEPGIPGES